From a single Silene latifolia isolate original U9 population chromosome 6, ASM4854445v1, whole genome shotgun sequence genomic region:
- the LOC141588375 gene encoding protein FAR1-RELATED SEQUENCE 5-like has translation MQCFVEATLKDDFIVIKKASMEHNHDDVDPANSRHMVGYRLWDEYFKRRAMMNDEAGISIAKNFNTLVREVGGHANLPIKERDLRNMLNQERRRSRINGDANALEERFIKLREIDPDFYYSIQTDKEGKLLNVFWVDGRCRGMTKVFADAVSYDATFLCNRKCSRL, from the exons ATGCAGTGTTTCGTAGAAGCAACGTTAAAAGACGATTTTATTGTCATAAAAAAAGCTAGTATGGAGCACAATCATGATGATGTCGATCCCGCTAATAGTCGTCATATGGTGGGATACAGGTTATGGGATGAATATTTTAAAAGACGGGCTATGATGAATGATGAAGCCGGTATCTCAATTGCTAAAAATTTCAACACTTTGGTCAGAGAAGTTGGTGGCCATGCTAATTTACCCATAAAAGAGCGGGATTTGAGGAACATGCTCAATCAAGAACGACGTCGTAGTAGAATTAACGGTGATGCAAATGCTCTTGAAGAAAGATTTATCAAGCTTAGAGAAATCGATCCTGACTTTTATTATTCCATCCAAACGGATAAAGAAGGCAAGCTCCTTAATGTGTTTTGGGTTGATGGACGTTGCAGGGGTATGACCAAGGTATTTGCTGATGCGGTTTCTTATGACGCTACCTTCCTCTGTAACAG AAAATGTTCTCGTCTTTGA